Genomic window (Rathayibacter sp. VKM Ac-2760):
GCTAGCCGGTCGCCCCGGCGCCCGCCGAGCGCAGGACTCGATCATCAGACGGATGCAGCGGCCCGCATGAGCAGATACCCCGAGCGCCGGGACCCGGCATTCGCCGCCACGCCGCGCAGGAGTATCGAGCGCGGCTATCGTCGTGCCCGGATCAGGGGGCCTCGTGCACATCATGTTCGTCGATGAGAGCGGGACACCGCCGGCGTCGGATCGCGCGGCCGACAATCCGGTCTTCGTTCTCGGCGGAATCATCATCCCGGAGGACGTCTGGCCGTTGATCCGCGGCGATCTCGAGCGGGCGAAAGCGCATCATCATGTCTCCGGGGAGATCAAGTGGCGATACTTCGCGCCGACCCGACCCGGATCGAAGCAGACGTCTCTCTCCCACCTGGAAGCGGAGCAACGGAACGCCCTGCGCATGGACTTGCTCGAGGCGATCGTCCTGCACGAGACGGTGCGCGTCATCGCGGTGGTCGTCGACACGATCGCGATCTATCGCTCCGGGATCGTGAACGATGCGGACGACCTGTACCACGCCGCTTTCAAGAGGCTCAGCGAGCGCTTCCAGTACTTCCTCCAGGACCTCACTCGAGAGACGAGCGAGCGGGTGCACGGGATGATCGTCTGCGACAACCGCAACAACGACCAGGACGATCGCCTCAAGGAGTTCCACCAGACCCTCCTGGCGGGCGGCCGCGACATGGCCGATTATCAGAACCTGATCGAGGGACTCTTCATCGCCGCTTCGCACCAGAGCCCCGGGACCCAGTTCGCCGATCTCGTCGCCGGGGCAGTCTTCCGCGCGGAGGGTCGCTCCGACACCCGTTTCGCGGCGATCCTCGAGCCGTCGTTCCGGCGATCGCCGTCGGGATCCATCGAGGGGTACGGTCTGGTCCGCATCCCCAAGCAGTAGAGAGGGGACGCGGCCGATCAAAAGGGACGCCGTGTCGAGTTCGCACTCGAACCTGCGGTTGATGGCGCAGTCACGGCGTACATCGATCGTAAGCGACGAGGCGCGACAAGAGGGTACCTGGCGCGGAAAAGGCGGGCCGAGGGCTGTCCGCCGTGCTGATGTCGTCGGCGGGCGCGAGCGCGAGGACGAAGAATCTGGAGTGCGGAGACGGTGGGATTTGAACCCACGGAACCCAATAAAGGGTTCTCCACCTTAGCAGGGTGGTGCACTCGACCGGACTATGCGACGTCTCCTGAGCGCTCGACAGGCGAACGCACGACGACCACTATAACCGCACCCGGGAGCCGGGCGTGACACCCGGCGTGCGCGGGCTACTGCTCGTCGAGGGTGCGGCCGACGGTGCAGGTCTGCTGGTCGGCGGTCTGGCCGGAGACGTCGCTCGGGAGGGCGACCGCGGTCTCGCCGGGCGCCGGAGTCGCGGGGTCGGTCGTCGCGGCGGGGTCGGGGGTGACCGGGTCCGTCGTCGCCGCGGGGTCGGACGTGGCCGCCGGGGTCGAGCCGTCCGTCGACTCCGAGCCGCCGCCGGTCGTGCCGGTGAGGGCGATCGGCTGGTCGGCGAGGAGCGCGGCGTTCAGCGTCGCCGACGCCTCCTCGCTCGGGTAGACGCCGTTCCCGTCGATGTAGGTGGGGTACTGGACGAAGACGACGCTCGCGAGGTCGACGTCCTTCACCGCGAGGCCGATCGAGACGAGCGTGTTGACGTTCTCGAGCGAGGTCGACAGCTGCATGTTCGAGACGGCCGCCTTGCCGAGGCCGTAGAGCGCGACCGGGTTGGACAGCGTCGACGCGTCCTTCACCTTCCGCACCAGCGACGAGAGGTAGACCTGCTGGCTGGAGATGCGGGTCAGGTCGCTGCCGTCGCCGACGCCGTGCCGGGTCCGGAGGAACGCGAGCGCCTCGGCGCCGACCAGCGTGTGCGTGCCGGCGTCGAGGTTCAGACCGGTGTACTCGTCCTCGATCGGGGTGGCCACGCAGACGTCGACTCCGCCCACCGCGTTGGACATCTCGATCACGCCGTCGAACTGGATCAGCGCGGCGTACGGGATGTCGAGGCCGGTGAGCTGCTCGACGGTCTGCACCGTGCAGGCGAGGCCGCCGTAGCTGAGCGAGGTGTTGATCTTCGCCGAGCGCAGCGGATCGGAGACGGCGCCGGTCGCCGGATCGGTGCAGGACGGGATCGGCACGTACATGTCGCGGGGGAAGCTGATCACCTCGACCGTCGAGTGGTCCTCGGAGATGTGCATCAGCATCGTGACGTCGTTGAGATTCTCGGAGCGGTCGCCGTAGGCGCCCTCCGCGGAGCCCTCGGCGCTGTCGCTGCCGGCCAGCAGGATGTTCACGCCGCCCTCGATCGCGCCGATCTCGGGGATCGGGGAGCCCGCATCGGTCGAGCCGATGCCCAGATCGACGGAGGGCCGTGCGCCGGCCGCGATCATCGAGAGCGCGATGGCGACGATCGAGATCGTGCTGAGGACCCCGACGCCGACGCAGGCCGCCAGGATCCGGCCGGCGAACCGCAGTCCGCTCCGGGGGCGGAGCCGCCCGTGCCGGGCCGCTGTCCTGCGCGAGACGACGGGATCGCTCATCGGGTCGTCCTCCTCAGGAGCCGCGGGGATCAGCCGAAGAACCCGACCGAGCAGGTCTGCTGGTCGGCGGGCTGGCCGGTGATCGACTCTGGCAGTTCGACCTTGGCGTCGGCCGCGGGAGTGCCGGGAGCCGCGGTGCCGGGAGCCGCGGTGGCGCCCGGAGTCGCCTCCGCGGTCGCGAGCGGGTCGGTCGTCGCGGGGCCGGCGGCGGGCGCCTCGGTCGCCACGGGGGCCTCGGTCTCGCCGGTGGTCGTCGCGCCGGCGCCGGTGCCGCCGGTGAGGGCGATCGGCTGGTCGGTCTGCAGGGCGGTCGCGAGGACGTCGCCGGCCGTGCGGTCGGGGACGACGCCGCCCGAGGTCGCGCCGGTCGGGTACTGCGCGAACACCACGTTCGCGATGTCGACGTCCTTCAGGGCGAGGCCCATCTGCACGAGGGTGTTCACGTTGTTGAGCTCGGTCGAGAGCGTCATGTTGCCCAGCGCCGCCTTCGCGAGGCCGTAGAGCGCGACCGGGTTGAGCAGCGTGTCGGCGCTCTTCACCTGGCGGACCAGCGAGGAGAGGAACACCTGCTGATTGCTGATGCGGGTCAGGTCGCTGCCGTCGCCGATGCCGTGGCGGCTGCGGAGGAACTGCAGCGCGGCCATCCCCTCGAGCGAGTGCACGCCGGGCTCGAGGTAGGTGTTGGTGTACGGGTCCGCGATCTCGGTGGCGACGCAGACGTCGACCCCGCCGATCGCGTTCGACATCTCGATGACGCCGTTGAACTGCACGACCGCGCCGTAGTCGACCCGGACCCCGAGCAGCTCCTCGGCGACGCCGGCGACGCAGCCGAGGCTGACGTCCTTGCCCATCGCCTCGTTGATCTTGGTGTCGTAGCGGGCGGGGATCGTCTCGCCGGTGACCGCGTTCACGCAGGACGGGATGTCGACGAACATGTCGCGGGGGAAGCTGACGACGGTCGCGTTGCTGTGGTCGGCCGAGACGTGCATCAGCATGTTGACGTCGTTGAGGACGCTCGTCTCCTCGTCGGGGTCGCCGTAGGCGTCACCCTGACCCTGGCGCGAATCGCTGCCCACCACGAGGACGTTGAAGCCGCCCTCGAGCGCGCCGATCTCGGGGACGGACCCGGCGGAGACCCCCGAGCCGGCCGCGACCGGGTGCAGGCTGACTGACGGCTGCGCCGACTGGACCAGGAGCGTCGCGGCGATGGCGACGATCGAGATGGAGGCGACGACGCCGACTCCGGAGACGGTCGCGGCGGCCTTGACGAGCGTGCGCGGCAGGCTGTGCCGCTTCTGCCGCCCGTGCCGGACGTGGGGTCGCGGCGTGCGCGCCGACTCGTCCGCGGCGGAGTGGTCCGTCGAAGGGCGCGTCGTGCGCATCCGTCTCCCGTTCGTCTCAGGGCAAGGGGCTGGGGGTGGTGGGCTGGGGGTGGTGCAGGGTCTGCGGGCGCGGAGGAGCGGACTCCGTCGCGTCGGGACATAGTACCCAGACCGCTCCCGAAAGCCACCCGTTGCATGGATTTCGCGACGGAGGCTGCGCGCGGCTCGAGAGGCACCGGCCCGTCGCGTCGCGTCCGGAGCCGTCAGCTCTCGCGCGCGAGGCGTGCGGCGCGAGCGGCCTGCGCCGCCTCGAGCCGGGACCACCGGCGAGGGCGAGTCGGGAGACGCAGGAGCAGCCCGTGCGTCGCCGATCCGCGCCGGCGCCCACCGCGCCTTCGCCGCGACCGCCGCATCGGCGTCGGAGACGAGCGGCACGATGTCGTCCACCGTCGAAGGGTCGGCGATCGTGCTCAGGACATGGGCGGCCTGCGTCCGCACTGCGCTGCCCGCCTCGGACACGAGGACAGCCCGAACCGAGGGGACGGCCGGAGCCCCGATCCGCGCGATGACCCAGGTGAGCGTCTCGCGGACGAAGAAGTCCGGCTCGATCCAGAGCTGCGTCAGGACGGCGGCGAGGGCCGCCTCCTCCGCTCGGTTCCCGAGGGCGAGCGCCGACTTCTGACGGACGTCGCGGTCCGGATCGGCTAGTCCGTCCACCAGCGCCTCGGAGGCGGCGCACCCCGCGATAGAAGGACGGGCTCCCGGATGGCGGAGGGCTAGGGATTCGAACCCTAGAGACATCTCTGCCCACCAGTTTTCAAGACTGGCTCCATCGGCCGCTCGGACAGCCCTCCCTGCCGCTCCCCGCGGGGAGAGACAGTCGATGGTAACCGACCGCGGCGGGCGGCCGTCAGCGCAGGGCGGAGAGGGCGGCGGCGACGCCGTCCTCGTGCACGCCGGGGACGACGGCGGACGCGACCGCGAGGACCTCGTCCGGCGCCTGACCCATCGCCAGGCCGGCGCCGTGCTCGGCGGCCCAGGTGAGCATCTCGATGTCGTTGCGGCCGTCGCCGAGCGCGACCACGTCGCTCCGCTCGATGCCGAGGCGGCCGCGGACGAGCTCGAGGGCGGTCGACTTGTTGACGCCGTTCGGGGCGATGTCGAGCCAGGCGGTCCAGCCGATGGCGTAGCTGACCTGGTGCAGGCCCATCCGCTCGACCAGCTCGGTGAACTCCTCGATGCCGGTGCCGGGCGAGATGACGACCACACGGGTCGACTGCACGCCGAGCAGCTCCTCGAAGGGCACGTGCACGGTCTCGGCGCCCGTCACCGCGCCGCCCGGGAAGGACTCGGTGTAGGAGAAAGCGCCGTCCGCGTCCTCGACGGCGTAGTGCGCGTCGGGGAGGTGGCGGCGGATGGTCTCGAGCACCTCGGTGGGGTCGAAGGTCTCGACGACGTCGGGGCGGTAGGCGCCCTCGGCGTCGCGGCGCAGGGTGACCGCGCCGTTGCAGCAGATCACGAACTCCGGCGCGATGCCCAGGCGCTCCACGACGGGCAGCGTGGTCGAGGGCGAGCGGCCGGTGGCGAGCATGACCTCGTCGCCCTGGGCGACGACGCGCGCGATGGCGTCGATCACGGCATCGGTGATGGTGCCGTCCTCGTGCATGACGGTGCCGTCGATGTCGAGGGCGACGAGACGCCGACCCGCGCTCATGCGCCGCGGACCGGCTCGAGGACCTCGAGGCCGCCCAGGTGCGGGCGCAGCGCCTCGGGGACGAGCACCGAGCCGTCCGCCTGCTGGTGCGTCTCGAGGAGCGCGACGATCCAGCGGGTGGTCGCGAGCGTGCCGTTCAGGGTCGCGACGGGCGCGGTCTTCCCCGACTCGGTGCGGTAGCGGGTGTCGAGACGGCGGGCCTGGAACGTCGTGCAGTTCGAGGTGGAGGTGAGCTCGCGGTAGGCGTCCTGCGTGGGCACCCAGGCCTCGACGTCGAACTTGCGGGCGGCGCTCTGGCCGAGGTCGCCTGCCGCGACGTCGATCACGCGGTAGTGCAGGCCGAGGCTCTGCAGCACGCCCTCCTGGTGCGCGAGCAGGCGCGCGTGCTCCGCCTCCGCGTCCTCGGGCAGCGTGTAGACGAACATCTCCAGCTTGTTGAACTGGTGCACCCGGATGATGCCGCGGGTGTCGCGCCCGCCGGAGCCGGCTTCGCGGCGGTAGCAGGTGCTCCAGCCGGCGTAGCGCTTCGGCCCGCCCGTGAGGTCGAGGATCTCGTCGGCGTGGTAGCCGGCGAGCGCCACCTCGCTGGTGCCGGTGAGGTAGAGGTCGTCGTCACGCAGGCGGTAGACCTCGTCGTCGTGCTCGCCGAGGAAGCCGGTGCCGTCCATGATCTCGGGGCGCACGAGCGTCGGCGTGATCAGCGGGGTGAAGCCGGCCTCGAGGGCGCGCTCCAGGCCGAGGTTCATCAGCGCGATCTCGAGGCGGGCGACGAGGCCCTTGAGGAAGTAGAAGCGCGCGCCGCTGACCTTCGCGCCGCGCTGCATGTCGATGCCGTCGAGCAGCTCGCCGATCTCGAGGTGGTCGCGCGGTGCGAAGTCGAAGACGGGGCGCTCGCCGACCATGCGCACGAGCTCGAACTCGTCCTCGCCGCCCGCGGGGACACCGTCGATGATCGGGTTGGCCAGCCGCTTCACGAGCGAGCCGAAGCGCTCGTCGGCCTCGGCGGCCTCCTGCTGCGCCTGCTTGGCGGCGGCGGCGAGGCGCTGGGCCTCGGCGACCAGGGCCGCCTTCTCGTCCTTCGGCGCCTTCGCGACGGTCTTGCCGAAGGCGTTCTGCTCGGCGCGGAGGCGCTCCGCCTCGGTGATCGCGGCCCGGCGTGCGCGGTCGGCCTCGAGGGCGTCGTCGACGAGCTCGACGGAGTCGCCGCGCGCCTCCTGCGAGCGCTTCAGGACGTCCGGGTTCTCGCGGAGAAGTACGGGATCAATCACTCCAGCAGTTTAGAGGGGCGCGGTCGGCCACCTGAGGATCAGCCGAGCAGACCGATCCGAAGGGGCCGAGGGCTGCGAATGTCGTTCTGCGCCAATCACCCGACGTGCGGCGCCACGGCATCTCTGCTCCCGAAGGCGAGGTCCGTGAAAGACCCCGTGCTCACTCCGGCACGGGCTCACCCCAGCACGACCTCACCCCCGACACGACCTCGCCCCCTGAGAGGCTCCGCCATGCCCACCCGCCCCCAGACGGTGCGCCTCGAGCGCACCGGACCCGTCGCGCGCCTGGTGCTCGACCGTCCCGACGCGCTGAACGCGCTCGACCTCGACACCGCGCTGCAGCTCGTGCGCGCCCTGATCCAGCTGAACGCCGACCCCGCTTGCACCGTCATCGTGATCGAGGCCGCCGGCCGCGCCTTCTGCACGGGCGGCGACATCTCGGCGATCATGGGCGCCGACCGCCCCGACCACTACCTCCGCGACCTCGCGACGACCGCGGGCGAGGCGTTCCGCCTCCTCGGCGAGAGCAGCGCCGTCGTCGTCTGCGCGATCGACGGCGTGACCGCCGGCGCGGGCATCGCCTTCGCGCTCGCGGCGGACATCGTCGTCGCGACGCCCGCCGCCACCTTCCTCAGCGCGTACGGCGATGTCGGACTGATCCCGGACTGCGGAGTGACGGCGACGCTCCCCCGCATCGTCGGCCGCCGCCGCGCCCTCGACTTCGTGCTCTCCGGCCGCTCGGTCCGGGCCGCCGAGGCGCTCGAGTGGCAGCTCGTCACGGAGGTCGTGCCCCGCGCGGAGCTCGCCGCCCGGGTCGCGGAGCGCGTCGAGGCACTCGCCGCCCGCCCGCCGCTCGCGGCCGCCGCGGCCAAGCGCCTCCTCACCCGCGAGCCGTCCGATCTGCGCGAGCGGATCGAGGAGGAGACCGAGACCCTCCTCGCGCTCCTGGCGACGCAGCGCAGCCGCGAGCTGCTCGACGCGGAGCACGAGCGGCAGCAGCGCCGCCGGGTCCGCAGCGGCGTCGCCGCCTGACGCACAGCCCGGGCATCGGCGGGATCAAGCCCGGGCGGCGAGACCCGCCAGGTCGCGGATCGACGCCGCCCCCGACTGCCGCAGCAGCACCCGGAACTCGGCGTCGAGCACTCCGAGCAGCGCGGCGACCTCGTCGGCGCCGCCCGCGGCGAGCGCCCAGAGCAGCGGGCGGCCCACGAAGACCGCCCGGGCGCCGAGCGCGAGCGCCGCGAGCACGTGCCGGCCCGAGCGCACCCCGCTGTCGACGTAGACCTCGGCGTCGCCGCCGACCGCCGCGACCACCTCGGCGAGCGCCCCGACGGCGGTGATCGAGCCGTCCATCCGCCGGCCGCCGTGGGTGGAGACGACGATGCCGGCCGCCCCCGCGTCGACCGCGCGCCGCGCATCCTCGCCGCGCAGCACGCCCTTCACCAGCACGGGCAGGCCGGTCAGTGCGGCGAGCCGGCCGATGTCGTCGAGCCCCGGATTCGGCACCGGCCGGCCGAGCACCCGCGCGCGCTCCTGCTCGGTCAGGTTGCCCAGCCGCGCCTTGCCCGGGACGTCCGGCCAGCTCAGCGGCTCGATCCCCGGCCGCTCGCCGCGCAGCACGGGCATCTCGACGGTGAGCATCAGCGCGCGGGCGCCCGCCGCCGCGGCCCGCTCGACGAGGGCGTGCGTCACCGCGCGATCCTCGAGCAGGTAGACCTGGAACCACCAGGGCGCACCCTCGGCCGCGATCCGCTCGAAGGGCAGCGCCGTGTTGGTCGAGACGCCGAGGAGGGTGCCGGCTCGCGCGGCCGCCTCCGCCATCGCGATCTCGCCGCGCGGGTCCGCGGCGTTCTGCTGCGCCATCGGCGCGATCAGCACCGGGCCGGCGACCGGCGTGCCGAGGACCGTGGTCGTGGTGTCGCCGTCGAGCTCGCCGCGCAGGGCCGCCGGCCGGAAGCGCACCGCGTCCCACGCGGCGAGGTCGGCGTCGCGCTCGGACCGGCCGCCCGCCACCGCGCCGTAGTAATCGGCGACGAACCACGGCAGCGCCTCGCGGGCGCGCTCCTCCAGCTCGGCGACGAGTCGGCGGGTCGGTGCGCTGTCGCCGGGCATGGGCGGCCTCCACTTCGAGGGAGCGCCGAGGGCGCTGGATCCGGAGCCGGGGCTCCACTGCGGCTCGACCCTACGCCGCCACGTGGGCTACCGTGGTCCCTGCGAAGGGGAGTAGTTCCCACCGCCCGCCGAGCGGGCGACGAGGCGCGTCGACATGCTGGTCCGGAGAGTCCCGGACCCGGCGCGCCACCCGGATCCTCGCGGAACCGGGCGAACGAGACCTTCGGTCAGTCGACACGTGTCCTGACCGGTCCTCTCGCGCGGGTCGGCCGGGGTGCCGAACCCAGGAGATCCCATGGCGACCACCGCCCGAGACACCCCTTCCTCCCCCACTCCCGTGCAGATCCGGCGCTGGCGGCGCTACCTCGCCGATGAGCTCGCCGAGGCCGCGAGCTACCGCGATCTCGCCGAGCGCCGCACCGGCGAGGAGCGCGAGATCCTGCTCGCCCTGGCCGCCGCCGAGGGCCGGCACGAGGAGCACTGGCGCGAGCTGCTCGGGCCGGCCGCCGAGCCGCAGCCCCGGCCGGACCTGCGCACCCGCCTCCTCGGCTTCCTCACCCGGCAGTTCGGCTCGGTCTTCGTGCTCGCGCTGATCCAGCGCGCCGAGGCCCGCTCGCCCTACGCCGACGACGACGACGCGACGGAGGCGATGGCCGCCGACGAGCGGATCCACGGCGAGGTCGTCCGCGGTCTCGCCGAGCGGGGTCGCAGCCGGCTCTCGGGCACCTTCCGCGCCGCGGTGTTCGGAGCGAACGACGGCCTGGTCTCGAACCTGGCCCTCGTCCTCGGCGTCGGTGCGAGCGGCGTCGGCACCGGGGTCGTGCTGTTCACCGGCATCGCCGGGCTGCTCGCGGGCGCGCTCTCGATGGGCGCCGGCGAGTTCGTCTCGGTGCGCTCGCAGCGCGAGCTGCTCTCGGCGTCCTCGCCCGACCTCGACACCAACCACGTCGTGCCCGACCTCGACGTCGACGCGAACGAGCTCTCGCTGGTCTACCGCGCCCGCGGGCTCTCGCAGGAGGAGGCGGACGCCCGCGCCGCCCGCGTCTTCTCCGGTCTGCGGGGCGGCGCGGCGCCGACCTCGCCGATCACGATCGGCGGCGTGAAGGCCGACCCGTCGGTCGACGAGTACGAGTCGATCGGCACCGGCATGGGCGCGGCGCTCTCGAGCTTCTGCTTCTTCGCGTCCGGCGCGATCATCCCGGTGCTGCCCTACCTGCTCGGGATGTCCGGGCTGGCCGCGGTGATCCTCGCCTCGGTCCTCGTCGGCCTGGCGCTGCTCGCGACCGGTGCGATCGTCGGCCTGCTCTCGGGCGCGCCGCCCCTCGCGCGCGCGCTGCGCCAGCTCGGCATCGGCTACGGCGCGGCGCTCGTCACCTACCTGCTCGGGCTGCTCTTCGGCGCGTCGGGGGTGTGAGGCCACCCGCTGATCGAGCAGCGGGCGCCGTCCTGCTGATCGAGTAGCCCGCAGAGCGGGCGTATCGAGATCCCCCTCCACCAGAAGTGCCGGTGACAGCGGGCTCGATACGCCCCTCCTGGGCTACTCGACCAGCAGGGGCCCTCCGCCAGGTCAGACGCTCGTCGCCTCCGCCTCGGACTCGTCGTCGAGCGCCGAGGGCCGCGCCTTCGGCCGGGCCCGCCAGCGCAGCGCCGCGACGCCCATCGCGAGCAGCAGCGCGAACGGCAGGCTGCCCAGCAGCGGGATCGACGCGTAGTAGACGATCTGCCGCTGGATCCACTCCGGCGACGGGGTGTCGCTGTCGCCGTAGTACGACGCGGGCGGCGAGGAGTAGCCGTTGTAGAGCAATGCGACGCCGAGCACGCTGCCGGCGAGACCGGCGAGCAGCAGGGCGAGCAGCCACGGATTCCGCAGGAGCGGGGCCGACGGCTCGGGAGCGACCTCGGCGCGGCGGGCGGGCGCCTCCTCGCGGGGCGCGTCGGCGAACGGCTGAGCGGTCGCAGCGGCGTCCGCGTCCGAGGGCAGGCGCGCGGGCGCCGCGGCGGGAGCCGCCGCCTCCGCCCGTCGGGACCGCCGGGTGTCGGCCGTGGTCGCGATGTCCGCGAGAGCCGGCGCGCGGCGCCGGGCGATCCCCTCGGGCGCCGTCCCGGGCCGCGCGAAGGCGCGCTCGTCGCCGCGCACCCGGTCCACTCCCCCGGCGAAGCCGCGCTGGAAGGCGGGGTCGTACCGCGGATCCACGCGCTCGCGCTCGGCTCCGCCGCGTTCAGTCATCATCGACCTCCGGTTCGCTGCCGAGGATCCCGCGCAGCCAGTCGCGGGCCTCGATGAACACCTCGTCGTCGTAGCGTCGCACGTACGAGACCGGACGGCGATCCGCACGGGGATACGAGCCGAGGAAGATCACCCGCGGGCTGAAGCGGCGAAGGCCCAGCAGGGCGTCGGCGACCCGCTCGTCGTGCGCGTGCCCGTCGAGGTCGATGACGAAGCGGTAGCGGCCGAGGGCGTCGCCGATCGGGCGCGACTGGATCATGCTCAGGTTCACTCCGCGGGTCGCGAACTGCTCGAGCATGTCCAGCAGCGCACCCGGGGCGTCGGAGGGCAGCTCGACGATGAGGCTGGTCTTGTCGGCGCCGGTCGGCTCCGGCAGCACGCGCGAGCGCGACACGTGCAC
Coding sequences:
- a CDS encoding DUF3800 domain-containing protein; the protein is MFVDESGTPPASDRAADNPVFVLGGIIIPEDVWPLIRGDLERAKAHHHVSGEIKWRYFAPTRPGSKQTSLSHLEAEQRNALRMDLLEAIVLHETVRVIAVVVDTIAIYRSGIVNDADDLYHAAFKRLSERFQYFLQDLTRETSERVHGMIVCDNRNNDQDDRLKEFHQTLLAGGRDMADYQNLIEGLFIAASHQSPGTQFADLVAGAVFRAEGRSDTRFAAILEPSFRRSPSGSIEGYGLVRIPKQ
- a CDS encoding LCP family protein; translated protein: MSDPVVSRRTAARHGRLRPRSGLRFAGRILAACVGVGVLSTISIVAIALSMIAAGARPSVDLGIGSTDAGSPIPEIGAIEGGVNILLAGSDSAEGSAEGAYGDRSENLNDVTMLMHISEDHSTVEVISFPRDMYVPIPSCTDPATGAVSDPLRSAKINTSLSYGGLACTVQTVEQLTGLDIPYAALIQFDGVIEMSNAVGGVDVCVATPIEDEYTGLNLDAGTHTLVGAEALAFLRTRHGVGDGSDLTRISSQQVYLSSLVRKVKDASTLSNPVALYGLGKAAVSNMQLSTSLENVNTLVSIGLAVKDVDLASVVFVQYPTYIDGNGVYPSEEASATLNAALLADQPIALTGTTGGGSESTDGSTPAATSDPAATTDPVTPDPAATTDPATPAPGETAVALPSDVSGQTADQQTCTVGRTLDEQ
- a CDS encoding LCP family protein, which encodes MRTTRPSTDHSAADESARTPRPHVRHGRQKRHSLPRTLVKAAATVSGVGVVASISIVAIAATLLVQSAQPSVSLHPVAAGSGVSAGSVPEIGALEGGFNVLVVGSDSRQGQGDAYGDPDEETSVLNDVNMLMHVSADHSNATVVSFPRDMFVDIPSCVNAVTGETIPARYDTKINEAMGKDVSLGCVAGVAEELLGVRVDYGAVVQFNGVIEMSNAIGGVDVCVATEIADPYTNTYLEPGVHSLEGMAALQFLRSRHGIGDGSDLTRISNQQVFLSSLVRQVKSADTLLNPVALYGLAKAALGNMTLSTELNNVNTLVQMGLALKDVDIANVVFAQYPTGATSGGVVPDRTAGDVLATALQTDQPIALTGGTGAGATTTGETEAPVATEAPAAGPATTDPLATAEATPGATAAPGTAAPGTPAADAKVELPESITGQPADQQTCSVGFFG
- a CDS encoding HAD family hydrolase, which produces MSAGRRLVALDIDGTVMHEDGTITDAVIDAIARVVAQGDEVMLATGRSPSTTLPVVERLGIAPEFVICCNGAVTLRRDAEGAYRPDVVETFDPTEVLETIRRHLPDAHYAVEDADGAFSYTESFPGGAVTGAETVHVPFEELLGVQSTRVVVISPGTGIEEFTELVERMGLHQVSYAIGWTAWLDIAPNGVNKSTALELVRGRLGIERSDVVALGDGRNDIEMLTWAAEHGAGLAMGQAPDEVLAVASAVVPGVHEDGVAAALSALR
- the serS gene encoding serine--tRNA ligase; the protein is MIDPVLLRENPDVLKRSQEARGDSVELVDDALEADRARRAAITEAERLRAEQNAFGKTVAKAPKDEKAALVAEAQRLAAAAKQAQQEAAEADERFGSLVKRLANPIIDGVPAGGEDEFELVRMVGERPVFDFAPRDHLEIGELLDGIDMQRGAKVSGARFYFLKGLVARLEIALMNLGLERALEAGFTPLITPTLVRPEIMDGTGFLGEHDDEVYRLRDDDLYLTGTSEVALAGYHADEILDLTGGPKRYAGWSTCYRREAGSGGRDTRGIIRVHQFNKLEMFVYTLPEDAEAEHARLLAHQEGVLQSLGLHYRVIDVAAGDLGQSAARKFDVEAWVPTQDAYRELTSTSNCTTFQARRLDTRYRTESGKTAPVATLNGTLATTRWIVALLETHQQADGSVLVPEALRPHLGGLEVLEPVRGA
- a CDS encoding enoyl-CoA hydratase/isomerase family protein, which translates into the protein MPTRPQTVRLERTGPVARLVLDRPDALNALDLDTALQLVRALIQLNADPACTVIVIEAAGRAFCTGGDISAIMGADRPDHYLRDLATTAGEAFRLLGESSAVVVCAIDGVTAGAGIAFALAADIVVATPAATFLSAYGDVGLIPDCGVTATLPRIVGRRRALDFVLSGRSVRAAEALEWQLVTEVVPRAELAARVAERVEALAARPPLAAAAAKRLLTREPSDLRERIEEETETLLALLATQRSRELLDAEHERQQRRRVRSGVAA
- a CDS encoding alpha-hydroxy-acid oxidizing protein; the protein is MPGDSAPTRRLVAELEERAREALPWFVADYYGAVAGGRSERDADLAAWDAVRFRPAALRGELDGDTTTTVLGTPVAGPVLIAPMAQQNAADPRGEIAMAEAAARAGTLLGVSTNTALPFERIAAEGAPWWFQVYLLEDRAVTHALVERAAAAGARALMLTVEMPVLRGERPGIEPLSWPDVPGKARLGNLTEQERARVLGRPVPNPGLDDIGRLAALTGLPVLVKGVLRGEDARRAVDAGAAGIVVSTHGGRRMDGSITAVGALAEVVAAVGGDAEVYVDSGVRSGRHVLAALALGARAVFVGRPLLWALAAGGADEVAALLGVLDAEFRVLLRQSGAASIRDLAGLAARA
- a CDS encoding VIT1/CCC1 transporter family protein, translating into MATTARDTPSSPTPVQIRRWRRYLADELAEAASYRDLAERRTGEEREILLALAAAEGRHEEHWRELLGPAAEPQPRPDLRTRLLGFLTRQFGSVFVLALIQRAEARSPYADDDDATEAMAADERIHGEVVRGLAERGRSRLSGTFRAAVFGANDGLVSNLALVLGVGASGVGTGVVLFTGIAGLLAGALSMGAGEFVSVRSQRELLSASSPDLDTNHVVPDLDVDANELSLVYRARGLSQEEADARAARVFSGLRGGAAPTSPITIGGVKADPSVDEYESIGTGMGAALSSFCFFASGAIIPVLPYLLGMSGLAAVILASVLVGLALLATGAIVGLLSGAPPLARALRQLGIGYGAALVTYLLGLLFGASGV